A genomic window from Variovorax paradoxus includes:
- a CDS encoding dipeptide ABC transporter ATP-binding protein translates to MTDSNPGAAILEVRGLQVALPADADRPHAIEHLDLRIEAGRTLCIVGESGSGKSVLATTVMGLLAKGLTVKAGDVMLAGEKLVDNGRFTSDKRLRQLRGTGMGMVFQEPMTALNPVLTCGEQVDELLRTHTTWSAAERKAHIISIFERVRLPEPARIHASYPHQLSGGQRQRIVIAMAIILKPRLLICDEPTTALDVTTQAEILKLIAELQAEQGSAVLFITHDMGVVAEIADDVMVMHRGKLVEQGPCEQVLRHPREAYTRMLLDAVPGMTPPPARELPGGRPLLAGTGVGKIYTRRDWLGRAKHNTALQDASVAVHRGETVGVVGESGSGKSTFARCMIRLIAPSAGSILWGDAEVRDLPEGRLRPLRSRVQVVFQDPNRSLNPRRTVGSSMVEGAMNFGLSKLHARQTAEELMDRIQLPRTALDRYPHQFSGGQRQRLAIARAIACQPQVLVADEAVSALDVSVQAQILDLLREIQRDLGLGILFITHDLRVAAQLCDRVIVMSQGRIVEQGPTGQVFSAPANDYTRRLLAAAPRAELACAQ, encoded by the coding sequence ATGACTGATTCCAACCCGGGCGCTGCCATCCTCGAAGTGCGCGGCCTGCAGGTCGCGCTGCCCGCCGATGCCGACCGGCCACACGCCATCGAACACCTGGACCTGCGCATCGAGGCGGGGCGCACGCTGTGCATCGTGGGCGAGTCCGGTTCGGGCAAGTCCGTGCTGGCCACCACGGTGATGGGCCTGCTGGCCAAGGGGCTCACGGTGAAGGCTGGCGACGTGATGCTCGCCGGCGAGAAGCTGGTCGACAACGGCCGCTTCACCTCCGACAAGCGGCTGCGCCAGTTGCGCGGCACCGGCATGGGCATGGTGTTCCAGGAGCCGATGACCGCGCTGAACCCGGTGCTCACCTGCGGCGAACAGGTCGACGAGCTGCTGCGCACGCACACCACGTGGAGCGCGGCCGAACGCAAGGCGCACATCATCTCGATCTTCGAGCGCGTGCGGCTGCCCGAGCCGGCGCGCATCCATGCGAGCTACCCGCACCAGCTCTCGGGCGGACAGCGCCAGCGCATCGTGATCGCGATGGCCATCATCCTGAAACCGCGCCTGCTGATCTGCGACGAGCCGACCACCGCGCTGGACGTGACCACGCAGGCCGAGATACTGAAGCTCATCGCCGAGCTGCAGGCTGAGCAGGGCAGCGCCGTGCTGTTCATCACGCACGACATGGGCGTGGTCGCCGAGATAGCCGACGACGTGATGGTGATGCACCGCGGCAAGCTGGTGGAGCAGGGGCCGTGCGAGCAGGTGCTGCGCCATCCGCGCGAGGCCTACACCCGCATGCTGCTGGACGCCGTGCCCGGCATGACGCCGCCGCCCGCGCGCGAGCTTCCCGGCGGCAGGCCGCTGCTGGCCGGCACGGGCGTCGGCAAGATCTACACGCGTCGCGACTGGCTCGGCCGCGCGAAGCACAACACCGCACTGCAGGATGCGAGCGTGGCCGTGCATCGCGGCGAAACCGTGGGCGTGGTGGGAGAGTCGGGCTCGGGCAAGTCGACCTTCGCGCGCTGCATGATCCGGCTGATCGCGCCCAGCGCGGGCAGCATCCTGTGGGGCGACGCCGAGGTGCGCGACCTGCCCGAAGGCCGGCTGCGGCCCTTGCGCTCGCGCGTGCAGGTGGTGTTCCAGGACCCCAACCGCTCGCTGAATCCGCGGCGCACCGTGGGCTCGTCGATGGTCGAAGGCGCGATGAACTTCGGCCTGAGCAAGCTGCACGCGCGCCAGACCGCCGAAGAGCTGATGGACCGCATCCAGCTGCCGCGCACCGCGCTGGACCGCTACCCGCACCAGTTCTCCGGCGGCCAGCGCCAGCGCCTTGCCATTGCGCGCGCCATCGCCTGCCAGCCGCAGGTGCTGGTGGCCGACGAGGCCGTGTCGGCGCTCGACGTGTCGGTGCAGGCGCAGATCCTCGACCTGCTGCGCGAGATCCAGCGCGACCTGGGGCTGGGCATTCTTTTCATCACGCACGACCTGCGCGTGGCCGCGCAGCTGTGCGACCGCGTCATCGTGATGAGCCAGGGCCGCATCGTCGAACAGGGGCCCACGGGGCAGGTGTTCAGCGCCCCGGCCAACGACTACACGCGCCGTCTGCTGGCGGCCGCGCCCCGCGCGGAACTCGCGTGCGCGCAGTGA
- a CDS encoding amidase encodes MTLAMSWNEWAEHDGVGLAERVRKGDVTAAELAAQAAAGIAKVNPQLDAVVEVFDDVVADPLKDGMNPEGVFAGLPYLMKDLGPTLKGRLQEFGSMMMQGHRPAADSFLTQQLRKAGLNIVGRSTTPEFGVCSSAENAFHVTRNPWDLEYTTCGSSAGTAAAVAAGVLPLSHATDGGGSIRIPAGVNGNIGLKVSRGVFSLAPGLSDLSGLVSIQGCHSRTVRDTAAFVDHCRGGAPGEFMPFWSPAEPYSELIRRDPGRLRIALSHEWGDFRATPHFVAELERVGKFLEGLGHHVEWVLPEVDFKAAFAAQTTCYISNFAQVIDGHLHRLGLERPPVELLEPINIKIWEAGLHTSYTERSKMQAVFNSTSRAFGDFFQRWDIILTPITALPTPKVGTSEYLTTSTNPSVYDWFSNLWKNFAYTPLANLCGMPGISLPMATQENGMPLGIQAQAAQANDGLLLQLAAQIERALDGKWNAGRRPGVHVTQG; translated from the coding sequence ATGACGCTGGCAATGAGCTGGAACGAATGGGCCGAACACGACGGCGTCGGGTTGGCCGAGAGGGTCCGCAAGGGCGACGTGACGGCGGCGGAGCTGGCGGCCCAGGCCGCGGCCGGCATCGCGAAGGTCAACCCGCAACTCGATGCGGTGGTCGAGGTCTTCGACGACGTGGTGGCCGATCCGCTGAAGGACGGCATGAACCCCGAGGGCGTTTTCGCGGGCCTGCCCTACCTGATGAAAGATCTCGGGCCGACGCTGAAGGGCCGGCTGCAGGAGTTCGGCTCGATGATGATGCAGGGCCATCGCCCGGCGGCCGACAGCTTTCTCACGCAGCAGTTGCGCAAGGCGGGCCTCAACATCGTGGGCCGCAGCACGACGCCGGAGTTCGGCGTGTGCAGCTCGGCGGAGAACGCATTCCACGTCACGCGCAACCCCTGGGACCTCGAATACACCACCTGCGGTTCGTCGGCCGGCACGGCCGCCGCAGTCGCCGCTGGTGTGCTGCCGCTGTCGCATGCCACCGACGGCGGCGGCTCCATCCGCATTCCGGCGGGCGTGAACGGCAACATCGGCCTGAAGGTGTCGCGCGGCGTGTTCTCGCTGGCGCCGGGCCTGTCGGACCTTTCGGGGCTGGTGTCGATCCAGGGCTGCCACAGCCGCACCGTGCGCGACACGGCGGCTTTCGTCGACCATTGCCGCGGCGGCGCACCGGGCGAGTTCATGCCCTTCTGGTCGCCGGCCGAGCCGTACAGCGAACTCATCCGGCGCGACCCGGGCCGCCTGCGCATCGCGCTGTCGCACGAGTGGGGCGACTTCCGCGCAACGCCGCATTTCGTGGCCGAGCTGGAGCGTGTCGGCAAGTTCCTTGAAGGGCTGGGCCATCACGTCGAATGGGTGCTGCCCGAGGTCGATTTCAAAGCCGCCTTCGCCGCGCAGACCACCTGCTACATCAGCAACTTCGCGCAGGTCATCGATGGCCATCTGCACCGGCTGGGGCTGGAGCGCCCGCCGGTCGAATTGCTGGAGCCGATCAACATCAAGATCTGGGAAGCCGGGCTGCACACCTCGTACACCGAGCGCTCGAAGATGCAGGCAGTGTTCAACAGCACCTCGCGCGCCTTCGGCGACTTCTTCCAGCGCTGGGACATCATCCTGACGCCGATCACCGCGCTGCCTACGCCCAAGGTTGGCACCAGCGAGTACCTGACGACGAGCACGAACCCGTCCGTCTACGACTGGTTCTCCAACCTCTGGAAGAACTTCGCGTACACGCCGCTGGCCAACCTGTGCGGCATGCCGGGCATCTCGCTGCCGATGGCCACGCAGGAGAACGGCATGCCGCTGGGCATCCAGGCACAGGCGGCGCAGGCGAACGACGGGCTGCTGCTGCAGCTGGCCGCGCAGATCGAGCGGGCGCTAGATGGCAAGTGGAATGCGGGCCGGCGGCCGGGAGTGCACGTCACCCAGGGGTGA
- a CDS encoding AzlC family ABC transporter permease, which translates to MRAVTLRRAWRAAVDDPAWRSAFAEGRRDIAGAALGTMAMGLVAGVAMAKSGVGLGVILAMSLLVFASASQLACLPLIAAGAPLWVIVATACVLNLRFVVFSANWRRYFGRHRRLSRVLLSYLAGDPVYAQFVHRHPQPSATGRATAQQQGYFLGLALTNWAAWHVASLAGIFLADAIPAAWGLRFIGVLALLALALPMLTDRAVRCSALAAGGVALATASLPMGLNVVAAIATAFVAGTWADRRWSAR; encoded by the coding sequence GTGCGCGCAGTGACCTTGCGGCGCGCCTGGCGCGCAGCCGTCGACGACCCGGCGTGGCGCAGCGCCTTCGCCGAAGGGCGGCGCGACATCGCGGGCGCCGCGCTCGGCACCATGGCCATGGGTCTCGTGGCGGGCGTGGCAATGGCCAAGAGCGGCGTCGGGCTGGGTGTGATCCTGGCGATGTCGCTGCTGGTGTTCGCGAGCGCCTCGCAGCTGGCCTGCCTGCCGCTGATTGCGGCCGGCGCACCGCTGTGGGTGATCGTGGCGACCGCATGCGTGCTGAACCTGCGATTCGTGGTGTTCAGCGCGAACTGGCGACGCTACTTCGGCAGGCACCGCCGGCTGTCGCGCGTGCTGCTGTCGTACCTGGCGGGCGACCCGGTGTATGCGCAGTTCGTGCATCGGCATCCGCAGCCGTCGGCCACTGGGCGCGCCACGGCGCAGCAGCAGGGCTACTTCCTCGGGCTGGCGCTGACCAACTGGGCGGCGTGGCACGTTGCATCGCTGGCGGGCATCTTCCTGGCCGACGCCATTCCCGCGGCCTGGGGCCTGCGCTTCATCGGCGTGCTCGCCTTGCTGGCGCTGGCGCTACCCATGCTCACCGACCGCGCCGTGCGCTGCTCGGCGCTGGCCGCCGGCGGGGTGGCGCTGGCAACGGCGTCGCTGCCGATGGGGCTCAACGTGGTCGCGGCCATTGCCACGGCCTTCGTGGCCGGCACCTGGGCCGACCGGCGGTGGAGCGCGCGCTGA
- the mutS gene encoding DNA mismatch repair protein MutS: MMAQYLGLKADHPDTLLFYRMGDFYELFWADAEKAARLLDITLTQRGQSAGQPVVMCGVPFHAVDTYLGRLIKLGESVAICEQVGEVGASKGPVERKVVRVVTPGTLTDSELLNDKSESLLLAVHAGSRNFCGLAWLSVTGAELRLAECPADALEAWIARIAPSELLYSAEVTPAFEQRLKAARSATPFTLSIRPAWQFDGGLGERKLAEQMGSNSLAAWNAESLTNAHAAAAALLGYAEHTQGRALSHVQRLSVERDGDLIELPPTTRRNLELVQTLRGEDSPTMFSLLDTCVTGMGSRLLKRWLLSPRRDRSEAQARLEAIGALQSTMLGGTAAPWRTLREQLKNTSDVERIAARIALRQVRPRELLALRLALSKAEQLAPLLPGAAALLAQITERLAPPPGCADLLTSAIKPDPSALVRDGGVIATGHDAELDELRAISENCDDFLLKLEISERERTGISNLRVQFNRVHGFYIEVTQSALSKVPDNYRRRQTLKNAERFITPELKAFEDKALSAQDRALAREKWLYEQLLDALQPSVPALTQLAGGIATLDALCALAERSHTLHWRAPSFVAHPCIEIQQGRHPVVEARLAEKSSGGFIANDTQLGPQQRMQVITGPNMGGKSTYMRQVAIIVLLASIGSHVPAAACRLGPIDAIHTRIGAADDLANAQSTFMLEMTEAAQILHSATAQSLVLMDEIGRGTSTFDGLALAAGIAAQLHDRSKAFTLFATHYFELTEFPATHHGAVNMHVSATEAGRDIVFLHEMQPGPASKSYGIQVARLAGMPVAVVNHARQALEALESQHAQTRAQVDLFAPPPVAETPLASAVESALAALDPDTMSPREALDALYALQKLNKRELGAA; encoded by the coding sequence ATGATGGCCCAATATCTAGGCCTCAAAGCGGACCATCCGGACACCCTGCTGTTCTACCGGATGGGCGATTTCTACGAACTCTTCTGGGCCGACGCCGAAAAGGCCGCGCGCCTGCTCGACATCACGCTCACCCAGCGCGGCCAGTCGGCCGGCCAGCCGGTGGTGATGTGCGGCGTGCCCTTCCATGCGGTCGACACCTACCTCGGCCGCCTCATCAAGCTGGGCGAATCTGTCGCCATCTGCGAGCAGGTGGGCGAAGTCGGCGCCAGCAAGGGCCCGGTCGAGCGCAAGGTGGTTCGCGTGGTCACCCCCGGTACGCTGACCGACTCCGAGCTGCTGAACGACAAGAGCGAGTCGCTGCTGCTCGCGGTGCATGCGGGCTCGCGCAATTTCTGCGGGCTGGCGTGGCTCAGCGTGACCGGCGCCGAACTGCGGCTGGCTGAATGCCCAGCCGACGCGCTCGAAGCCTGGATCGCCCGCATCGCGCCCAGCGAACTACTGTACAGCGCCGAAGTAACGCCGGCCTTCGAGCAGCGCCTGAAAGCCGCGCGCAGCGCCACGCCCTTCACGCTGTCAATTCGCCCGGCGTGGCAATTCGACGGCGGCCTGGGCGAGCGCAAGCTGGCCGAGCAGATGGGCAGCAACAGCCTCGCCGCCTGGAACGCCGAATCGCTGACCAACGCACATGCCGCAGCCGCCGCGCTGCTGGGCTATGCCGAGCACACCCAGGGCCGCGCGCTTTCGCACGTGCAGCGCCTGTCGGTCGAGCGCGACGGCGACCTGATCGAGCTGCCGCCCACCACGCGCCGCAACCTCGAACTGGTGCAGACGCTGCGCGGCGAAGACTCGCCCACGATGTTCTCGCTGCTCGACACCTGCGTGACGGGCATGGGTAGCCGCCTGCTGAAGCGCTGGCTGCTCTCGCCCCGGCGCGACCGCTCCGAAGCGCAGGCCCGGCTCGAAGCCATCGGCGCCCTGCAGTCGACCATGCTTGGCGGCACTGCCGCGCCGTGGCGCACGCTGCGCGAGCAGCTCAAGAACACGAGCGACGTGGAACGCATCGCCGCCCGCATCGCGCTGCGGCAGGTGCGCCCGCGCGAACTGCTGGCGCTGCGACTGGCGCTATCGAAAGCGGAGCAGCTTGCGCCCCTGCTGCCTGGCGCCGCTGCACTGCTGGCACAGATCACCGAACGCCTGGCCCCGCCGCCCGGCTGCGCCGACCTGCTGACCAGCGCCATCAAGCCCGACCCGTCGGCGCTGGTGCGCGACGGCGGCGTGATTGCCACCGGCCACGACGCCGAACTCGACGAGCTGCGCGCCATCAGCGAGAACTGCGACGACTTCCTGCTGAAGCTCGAAATCAGCGAACGCGAGCGCACCGGCATCAGCAACCTGCGGGTGCAGTTCAACCGCGTGCATGGCTTCTACATCGAGGTGACGCAAAGCGCGCTCTCGAAGGTGCCCGACAACTACCGCCGCCGCCAGACGCTGAAGAATGCCGAGCGCTTCATCACGCCGGAGCTGAAAGCCTTCGAGGACAAGGCCCTGAGCGCACAAGACCGCGCGCTGGCCCGCGAGAAGTGGCTGTACGAACAACTGCTCGACGCGCTGCAGCCCTCTGTGCCCGCGCTCACGCAGCTGGCCGGCGGCATCGCCACGCTCGACGCGCTGTGCGCGCTGGCCGAGCGCTCGCACACGCTGCACTGGCGCGCACCGAGCTTCGTGGCGCACCCCTGCATCGAGATACAGCAGGGCCGCCACCCGGTGGTGGAAGCGCGGCTGGCCGAGAAGTCGTCGGGCGGTTTCATCGCCAACGACACGCAACTCGGGCCGCAGCAGCGCATGCAGGTCATCACCGGTCCCAACATGGGCGGTAAGTCGACGTACATGCGGCAGGTGGCCATCATCGTGCTGCTGGCCTCCATCGGCTCGCACGTGCCGGCGGCGGCCTGCCGGCTCGGGCCGATCGACGCCATCCACACCCGCATCGGCGCGGCGGACGACCTGGCCAATGCGCAGTCGACCTTCATGCTCGAGATGACCGAGGCCGCGCAAATCCTGCACAGCGCCACCGCGCAGTCGCTGGTGCTGATGGATGAGATCGGCCGCGGCACCAGCACCTTCGACGGGCTGGCGCTGGCCGCCGGCATCGCGGCCCAACTGCACGACCGCAGCAAGGCCTTCACGCTGTTCGCCACGCACTATTTCGAGCTGACCGAGTTTCCGGCCACGCACCACGGCGCGGTGAACATGCACGTGAGCGCGACCGAGGCTGGCCGCGACATCGTGTTCCTGCACGAAATGCAGCCCGGACCGGCCAGCAAGAGCTACGGCATCCAGGTGGCGCGGCTCGCCGGTATGCCCGTGGCGGTGGTCAACCACGCGCGGCAGGCGCTGGAGGCGCTTGAATCGCAGCATGCGCAAACTCGTGCACAAGTCGACCTGTTTGCACCGCCTCCAGTGGCCGAGACACCGCTGGCCAGCGCCGTAGAATCCGCGCTGGCCGCGCTCGACCCCGACACCATGAGCCCGCGCGAGGCCCTCGATGCCTTGTATGCCCTTCAAAAACTGAATAAACGTGAACTCGGTGCCGCATGA
- a CDS encoding ABC transporter permease: MSTLKRLWRNTAVRGGVVVLAALALLGMFAPWLGTFDPSAMDPSFISVGAGTSGQVTMPDGAQFAHTFWMGSDSVGRDVWSRVLYGTRISMTVGLFTAFVAVAFGCLLGMLAGYFRAVDAVLMRVMDGVMAIPAVLLAITLVAVLGASLSTVILAIAVPEVPRVTRLVRALVMSLRDEPFVEAARALATADATILWRDILPNALAPLIVQGTFIAASAVLTEAILSFLGLGLPSDVPTWGNIMAEGRVQFAQSPGNVLFPALFLVPTVLAINMLGDGLRDVLDPKFSKRV, translated from the coding sequence ATGAGCACCCTGAAAAGACTCTGGCGCAACACCGCCGTGCGCGGCGGCGTCGTCGTGCTGGCGGCGCTGGCGTTGCTGGGCATGTTCGCGCCCTGGCTCGGCACCTTCGACCCGTCCGCGATGGACCCGAGCTTCATCTCGGTCGGCGCGGGCACCTCGGGCCAGGTGACGATGCCCGACGGCGCACAGTTCGCCCACACCTTCTGGATGGGCAGCGACAGCGTCGGGCGCGACGTGTGGAGCCGCGTGCTCTACGGCACCCGCATCTCGATGACGGTGGGCCTGTTCACCGCGTTCGTCGCCGTCGCCTTCGGCTGCCTGCTGGGCATGCTGGCGGGCTATTTCCGCGCGGTGGACGCCGTGCTGATGCGCGTGATGGACGGCGTGATGGCCATTCCCGCCGTGCTGCTCGCCATCACGCTGGTGGCGGTGCTCGGCGCGAGCCTGTCCACGGTGATCCTGGCCATCGCGGTGCCCGAGGTGCCGCGCGTGACCCGGCTGGTGCGCGCGCTGGTAATGAGCCTGCGCGACGAGCCCTTCGTGGAGGCGGCCCGGGCGCTTGCCACCGCCGACGCCACCATCCTGTGGCGCGACATCTTGCCGAATGCCCTTGCACCGTTGATCGTGCAGGGCACCTTCATCGCCGCTTCTGCCGTACTGACGGAGGCCATCCTGAGCTTCCTCGGCCTGGGCCTTCCGTCGGACGTGCCGACCTGGGGAAACATCATGGCCGAAGGGCGCGTGCAGTTCGCGCAGAGCCCGGGCAACGTGCTGTTTCCCGCGTTGTTCCTGGTGCCCACGGTGCTCGCCATCAACATGCTGGGCGACGGCCTGCGTGACGTGCTCGACCCCAAGTTCTCCAAACGCGTGTGA
- a CDS encoding ABC transporter permease, whose product MLTFLGKRLLATIPVLLVVAVAIFMIVRLTPGDPAAVIGGNSATNEDLDRIRVQLGLTRPLWEQFAIWGKGVLHGDLGFSFFLNKPVIELIGQRMEPTLSLAAGTLLLAVAIALPLGTLAAWRMGGWLDKAVMAFSVAGFSVPVFVVGYVLIYVLAMKLQWFPVQGYRRIGEGVGPWLNQLVLPCLTLAITYVALLSRVTRAAVSEALTEDFIRTARAKGITELEVLKHHALRNAAVPVVTVIGVSAALLLGGVVVTETVFAIPGLGQLTVDAVLNRDFPVLQGVVLFFAVVYVAVNLLVDVSYLFIDPRIRY is encoded by the coding sequence ATGCTGACCTTCCTCGGCAAGCGCCTGCTCGCCACCATTCCCGTGCTGCTGGTCGTGGCGGTGGCGATCTTCATGATCGTGCGCCTCACCCCCGGCGACCCTGCGGCCGTCATCGGCGGCAACAGCGCCACCAACGAAGACCTGGACCGCATCCGCGTGCAGCTCGGCCTCACCCGGCCGCTGTGGGAGCAGTTCGCGATCTGGGGCAAGGGCGTGCTGCACGGCGACCTGGGCTTCTCGTTCTTCCTGAACAAGCCGGTGATCGAGCTTATCGGCCAGCGCATGGAACCGACGCTCTCGCTGGCGGCCGGCACGCTGCTGCTGGCAGTGGCCATCGCGCTGCCTCTGGGAACGCTGGCCGCTTGGCGCATGGGGGGCTGGCTCGACAAGGCCGTCATGGCGTTCTCTGTGGCCGGCTTTTCGGTGCCGGTGTTCGTGGTCGGCTACGTGCTGATCTACGTGCTGGCAATGAAGCTGCAATGGTTTCCGGTGCAGGGCTACCGGCGCATCGGCGAAGGGGTGGGGCCGTGGCTCAACCAGCTGGTGCTGCCGTGCCTCACGCTGGCTATCACCTACGTGGCGCTGCTGTCGCGGGTGACGCGTGCTGCAGTCAGCGAGGCGCTGACCGAAGACTTCATCCGGACCGCGCGCGCCAAGGGCATCACCGAGCTGGAAGTGCTCAAGCACCACGCGCTGCGCAATGCGGCCGTGCCGGTGGTCACGGTGATCGGCGTGAGCGCGGCGCTACTGCTGGGCGGCGTGGTGGTCACCGAAACCGTGTTCGCCATTCCGGGCCTGGGCCAGCTCACGGTCGACGCGGTGCTCAACCGCGACTTTCCCGTGCTGCAGGGCGTGGTGCTGTTCTTTGCCGTGGTGTACGTCGCCGTGAACCTGCTGGTCGACGTGAGCTATCTCTTCATCGATCCCCGCATCCGTTACTGA
- a CDS encoding proteasome-type protease, translating into MTYCVGIKLNAGLVFLSDSRTNAGVDHISTFRKMIVYEQPGDRVMVLLSSGNLSISQSVREILQIEELRETREDGTQGEPITIWNAKSMFDAARVLGSAVRHVYDRDAEALKHAGLDFNVSFIFGGQVKGEGMRLFLVYAAGNFIEATTETPYFQVGESKYGKPVLDRVLTPETPLDEAAKCALVSMDSTMKSNLSVGLPLDLVVYEANKLETDRVICIDADNPYYRMVHSSWGQKLREVFDSIEDPVWDDSQTEHPLKMPATRHSPLRKISTPDEKLI; encoded by the coding sequence ATGACTTACTGCGTAGGCATCAAACTCAACGCCGGCCTGGTGTTTCTCTCCGACTCGCGCACCAACGCGGGCGTGGACCACATCAGCACCTTCCGCAAGATGATCGTCTATGAGCAGCCGGGCGACCGTGTCATGGTGCTGCTGTCGTCGGGCAACCTGAGCATTTCGCAGTCGGTGCGAGAAATCCTCCAGATCGAGGAACTGCGCGAAACCCGCGAAGACGGCACGCAGGGCGAGCCCATCACCATCTGGAACGCGAAGAGCATGTTCGACGCCGCGCGCGTGCTCGGCTCGGCGGTGCGCCACGTGTACGACCGCGATGCCGAGGCGCTCAAGCATGCGGGCCTGGACTTCAACGTGTCCTTCATCTTCGGCGGGCAGGTCAAGGGCGAAGGCATGCGCCTGTTCCTGGTCTACGCGGCCGGCAATTTCATCGAAGCCACCACCGAGACGCCCTACTTCCAGGTCGGCGAATCAAAGTACGGCAAGCCCGTGCTCGACCGCGTTCTCACCCCTGAGACGCCGCTCGACGAAGCCGCCAAGTGCGCACTGGTGTCGATGGACTCGACCATGAAGTCGAACCTGTCGGTCGGCCTGCCGCTCGACCTGGTGGTGTACGAGGCCAACAAGCTCGAAACCGACCGCGTCATCTGCATCGACGCCGACAACCCCTATTACCGCATGGTGCACAGCAGCTGGGGCCAGAAGCTGCGCGAGGTGTTCGACAGCATCGAAGACCCGGTGTGGGACGACAGCCAGACCGAGCACCCGCTGAAGATGCCTGCCACGCGCCACAGCCCGCTGCGGAAAATCTCCACGCCAGACGAAAAGCTGATCTGA
- a CDS encoding AzlD domain-containing protein translates to MHLGHEAYVWLAVGALVLVTVLTRSFFLLPDSEPKLPGWLWRGLRHAPVAALLAMVVPDVFLSNGRLLADWHDARLFAVGAALAYYLVRRNDVAGTILVGTGTLMLLRLGFGWP, encoded by the coding sequence ATGCACCTGGGGCATGAGGCGTACGTGTGGCTCGCGGTAGGCGCGCTGGTGCTGGTGACGGTGCTCACGCGCAGCTTCTTCCTGCTGCCCGACAGCGAGCCGAAACTGCCGGGCTGGCTGTGGCGCGGACTGCGCCACGCGCCCGTGGCGGCACTGCTGGCGATGGTGGTGCCCGATGTCTTCCTGAGCAACGGGCGCCTGCTGGCCGACTGGCATGATGCGCGGCTCTTTGCAGTGGGCGCCGCATTGGCCTACTACCTTGTCCGGCGAAACGATGTGGCCGGGACGATCCTGGTCGGTACGGGTACCTTGATGTTGCTGCGGCTGGGCTTCGGCTGGCCGTGA
- a CDS encoding alpha/beta hydrolase produces MPPVVFSHGNSFPASTYRVVLDSLRNRGFEVDAIEKFGHDPKYPVTDNWPHLVQQLADFAKLRADRAGGPVFLIGHSLGGFLSLMCAALHPELARGVVLIDSPILGGWRANTLSMVKLTPLMKSISPGAISRKRKNSWEHREAVFEHFRSKKAFAKWDEQVLHDYIDHGTFDADKAGEDGRSLSFDRDVETAIYNTLPHNLGALLRNHPLKCKAAFIGGRQSAEMKRVGMAMTEQVTKGRIAMMDGTHLFPMEKPLATAAAIEAALRNLL; encoded by the coding sequence GTGCCCCCGGTCGTCTTCTCGCACGGCAACAGCTTCCCCGCGAGCACCTACCGCGTCGTCCTCGACAGCCTGCGCAACCGCGGCTTCGAGGTCGATGCCATCGAGAAATTCGGGCACGACCCGAAGTACCCCGTTACCGACAACTGGCCGCACCTGGTGCAGCAGCTGGCCGACTTCGCGAAGCTGCGCGCCGACCGCGCGGGCGGCCCAGTGTTTCTGATCGGCCATTCGCTTGGCGGATTCCTGAGCCTGATGTGTGCGGCGCTGCACCCGGAGCTGGCACGCGGCGTGGTGCTGATCGACTCGCCCATCCTCGGCGGCTGGCGCGCGAACACGCTCAGCATGGTCAAGCTCACGCCGCTCATGAAGAGCATTTCGCCCGGCGCCATCAGCCGCAAGCGCAAGAACAGCTGGGAGCACCGCGAGGCGGTGTTCGAGCATTTCCGCAGCAAGAAGGCGTTCGCGAAGTGGGACGAGCAGGTGCTGCACGACTACATCGACCACGGCACCTTCGATGCCGACAAAGCTGGCGAGGACGGCCGTTCACTGAGCTTCGACCGCGACGTCGAAACCGCCATCTACAACACCCTGCCCCACAACCTCGGCGCGCTGCTGCGCAACCATCCGCTGAAATGCAAGGCCGCCTTCATTGGCGGGCGCCAGTCGGCCGAGATGAAACGGGTCGGCATGGCGATGACCGAGCAGGTCACCAAGGGCCGCATCGCCATGATGGACGGCACGCACCTGTTTCCGATGGAAAAGCCGCTGGCAACAGCCGCGGCCATCGAAGCCGCGCTGCGCAACCTGCTCTGA